One genomic segment of Odocoileus virginianus isolate 20LAN1187 ecotype Illinois chromosome 33, Ovbor_1.2, whole genome shotgun sequence includes these proteins:
- the ERI2 gene encoding ERI1 exoribonuclease 2 isoform X2 has translation MELTGIRQAQVDEGVPLKICLSQFCKWIQKIQQQKKIIFATTVSDISTAEVKLCAFVTWSDWDLGVCLEYECKRKQLLKPVFLNSWIDLRVTYKIFYKRKPKGLSGALQEVGMQFLGREHFGLDDSRNTALLAWKMIRDGCLMKITRSLNKVSTKRNPNIFTRNLNMDQVEETSACTNNTHDPSIYGREPKNSIKSYKKIQMKSVSVNSPIKVQQDQLQQKDSIKAGLCNVRSCLSLFNAPKSWTSLGKLQSSSWNTPMQKQINQHLAFNINSKTSAVDSELVPVSTTISSFNNVSDMEVSSALDCLPMLADWEDVALLPASQPKQNIYCIPPVSDSNVDTSLNSGERVMVLEESEMLSHENFGGTEETPQKSVTSKSIVYKSPHTTVYNIKEAKDPGLDTFGFKLPECKSSNLKSVNSNVSHPLVLGKHPLCLDDSKRNPSSPPLFPPAKRQTFTIHEEKPASSNDSPAAISSWKILPSVLTSTVNLQEPWKSGKITPPLCKCGRRSKRLTVSNNGPNHGKVFYCCPVGKYQEKRKCCGYFKWEQTLQKERVNSIVLSHSPGGLTFSSLETNLICDRNVNFSTKNSLRLRPSMRN, from the exons ATGGAACTGACAGGCATAAGGCAG GCTCAAGTTGATGAAGGAGTCCCTCTGAAGATTTGTTTATCTCAGTTCTGTAAATGGATTCAGAAGATTCAGCaacagaagaaaattatttttgctacTACAGTTTCAGATATTTCCACTGCTGAAGTAAAATTATGTGCATTTGTTACTTGGTCAG ACTGGGACTTGGGGGTTTGCCTGGAGTAtgaatgtaaaagaaaacaactgtTAAAACCTGTGTTCCTTAATTCTTGGATTGATCTCAGAGTAACTTACAAG attttctataaaagaaaacCGAAAGGACTCAGTGGTGCCCTGCAGGAAGTGGGAATGCAATTCTTGGGACGAGAACATTTTG GGTTGGATGATTCTCGGAATACTGCCCTTCTTGCTTGGAAGATGATCAGGGATGGTTGCTTAATGAAGATTACAAGGTCTTTGAACAAG GTTTCCACTAAGAGGAATCCTAACATTTTCACCAGAAATTTGAATATGGATCAAGTTGAAGAAACATCAGCCTGTACCAATAACACTCATGATCCCAGCATATATGGTAGGGAGcctaaaaattcaataaaatcttACAAGAAAATTCAAATGAAGTCTGTTAGTGTGAATTCTCCTATAAAGGTACAGCAGGATCAGTTACAGCAAAAGGACAGCATAAAAGCAGGTCTTTGCAATGTCAGAAGCTGTTTATCTCTCTTTAATGCTCCTAAGTCCTGGACTTCTCTAGGGAAGCTGCAGTCTTCCAGCTGGAATACACCTATGCAGAAGCAAATAAACCAACATCTTGCATTTAATATCAATTCTAAGACTTCAGCAGTTGATTCAGAACTGGTACCTGTTTCAACTACCATTTCATCTTTTAATAATGTTTCTGATATGGAAGTCAGTTCTGCTCTTGACTGTTTACCTATGTTGGCTGATTGGGAGGATGTAGCTTTACTGCCAGCATCTCAGCCCaagcaaaatatatattgtatacctCCCGTTAGTGACTCAAATGTAGACACTTCACTTAATTCTGGAGAAAGAGTAATGGTTTTGGAAGAATCTGAAATGTTAAGTCATGAAAACTTTGGAGGCACAGAAGAAACTCCTCAAAAATCTGTTACCTCTAAGTCTATTGTATATAAGAGTCCCCATACCACTGTTTATAATATAAAGGAAGCCAAAGATCCAGGTTTAGATACTTTTGGCTTTAAATTACCTGAATGTAAATCAAGTAATCTCAAAAGTGTTAATTCCAATGTGTCTCATCCTTTAGTTTTGGGGAAACATCCTCTTTGTTTAGATGATAGTAAAAGGAATCCATCCAGTCCTCCACTTTTCCCACCAGCAAAAAGACAGACTTTCACTATTCATGAAGAAAAGCCTGCATCATCTAATGACTCCCCAGCAGCAATTTCTTCCTGGAAGATCCTCCCTTCTGTCTTAACTTCTACAGTTAATCTCCAAGAGCCTTGGAAGAGTGGAAAAATAACACCTCCTTTATGCAAGTGTGGCCGAAGATCTAAGAGACTTACTGTTTCTAATAATGGACCAAACCATGGGAAAGTCTTCTATTGTTGTCCTGTTGGGAAGtaccaagaaaagagaaaatgctgtGGTTATTTCAAGTGGGAACAAACACTTCAAAAGGAAAGAGTGAACAGTATAGTTCTATCTCATTCCCCAGGAGGACTCACTTTTAGTTCTCTAGAAACAAACCTTATTTGTGACAGAAATGTAAATTTTTCTACTAAAAATTCATTGAGACTCAGACCTTCAATGAGAAATTGA
- the ERI2 gene encoding ERI1 exoribonuclease 2 isoform X1: MATKRLARQLGLIRRKSIPPANGNLGRSKSKQLFDYLIVLDFESTCWNDGKHHRSQEIIEFPAVLLNTSTGEIESEFHAYVQPQEHPILSEFCMELTGIRQAQVDEGVPLKICLSQFCKWIQKIQQQKKIIFATTVSDISTAEVKLCAFVTWSDWDLGVCLEYECKRKQLLKPVFLNSWIDLRVTYKIFYKRKPKGLSGALQEVGMQFLGREHFGLDDSRNTALLAWKMIRDGCLMKITRSLNKVSTKRNPNIFTRNLNMDQVEETSACTNNTHDPSIYGREPKNSIKSYKKIQMKSVSVNSPIKVQQDQLQQKDSIKAGLCNVRSCLSLFNAPKSWTSLGKLQSSSWNTPMQKQINQHLAFNINSKTSAVDSELVPVSTTISSFNNVSDMEVSSALDCLPMLADWEDVALLPASQPKQNIYCIPPVSDSNVDTSLNSGERVMVLEESEMLSHENFGGTEETPQKSVTSKSIVYKSPHTTVYNIKEAKDPGLDTFGFKLPECKSSNLKSVNSNVSHPLVLGKHPLCLDDSKRNPSSPPLFPPAKRQTFTIHEEKPASSNDSPAAISSWKILPSVLTSTVNLQEPWKSGKITPPLCKCGRRSKRLTVSNNGPNHGKVFYCCPVGKYQEKRKCCGYFKWEQTLQKERVNSIVLSHSPGGLTFSSLETNLICDRNVNFSTKNSLRLRPSMRN, translated from the exons ATGGCGACCAAGAGACTCGCAAG gcAGCTTGGATTAATTAGGAGAAAGTCAATTCCACCAGCAAATGGAAACCTAGGAAGAAGCAAATCTA AGCAGTTGTTTGACTACTTAATTGTCCTTGATTTTGAGTCCACATGTTGGAATGACGGGAAACACCACCGGAGTCAGGAAATAA TTGAATTTCCAGCTGTATTACTGAACACATCAACTGGAGAGATTGAATCTGAGTTTCATGCTTATGTTCAGCCTCAGGAACATCCAATTCTTTCTGAATTTTGCATGGAACTGACAGGCATAAGGCAG GCTCAAGTTGATGAAGGAGTCCCTCTGAAGATTTGTTTATCTCAGTTCTGTAAATGGATTCAGAAGATTCAGCaacagaagaaaattatttttgctacTACAGTTTCAGATATTTCCACTGCTGAAGTAAAATTATGTGCATTTGTTACTTGGTCAG ACTGGGACTTGGGGGTTTGCCTGGAGTAtgaatgtaaaagaaaacaactgtTAAAACCTGTGTTCCTTAATTCTTGGATTGATCTCAGAGTAACTTACAAG attttctataaaagaaaacCGAAAGGACTCAGTGGTGCCCTGCAGGAAGTGGGAATGCAATTCTTGGGACGAGAACATTTTG GGTTGGATGATTCTCGGAATACTGCCCTTCTTGCTTGGAAGATGATCAGGGATGGTTGCTTAATGAAGATTACAAGGTCTTTGAACAAG GTTTCCACTAAGAGGAATCCTAACATTTTCACCAGAAATTTGAATATGGATCAAGTTGAAGAAACATCAGCCTGTACCAATAACACTCATGATCCCAGCATATATGGTAGGGAGcctaaaaattcaataaaatcttACAAGAAAATTCAAATGAAGTCTGTTAGTGTGAATTCTCCTATAAAGGTACAGCAGGATCAGTTACAGCAAAAGGACAGCATAAAAGCAGGTCTTTGCAATGTCAGAAGCTGTTTATCTCTCTTTAATGCTCCTAAGTCCTGGACTTCTCTAGGGAAGCTGCAGTCTTCCAGCTGGAATACACCTATGCAGAAGCAAATAAACCAACATCTTGCATTTAATATCAATTCTAAGACTTCAGCAGTTGATTCAGAACTGGTACCTGTTTCAACTACCATTTCATCTTTTAATAATGTTTCTGATATGGAAGTCAGTTCTGCTCTTGACTGTTTACCTATGTTGGCTGATTGGGAGGATGTAGCTTTACTGCCAGCATCTCAGCCCaagcaaaatatatattgtatacctCCCGTTAGTGACTCAAATGTAGACACTTCACTTAATTCTGGAGAAAGAGTAATGGTTTTGGAAGAATCTGAAATGTTAAGTCATGAAAACTTTGGAGGCACAGAAGAAACTCCTCAAAAATCTGTTACCTCTAAGTCTATTGTATATAAGAGTCCCCATACCACTGTTTATAATATAAAGGAAGCCAAAGATCCAGGTTTAGATACTTTTGGCTTTAAATTACCTGAATGTAAATCAAGTAATCTCAAAAGTGTTAATTCCAATGTGTCTCATCCTTTAGTTTTGGGGAAACATCCTCTTTGTTTAGATGATAGTAAAAGGAATCCATCCAGTCCTCCACTTTTCCCACCAGCAAAAAGACAGACTTTCACTATTCATGAAGAAAAGCCTGCATCATCTAATGACTCCCCAGCAGCAATTTCTTCCTGGAAGATCCTCCCTTCTGTCTTAACTTCTACAGTTAATCTCCAAGAGCCTTGGAAGAGTGGAAAAATAACACCTCCTTTATGCAAGTGTGGCCGAAGATCTAAGAGACTTACTGTTTCTAATAATGGACCAAACCATGGGAAAGTCTTCTATTGTTGTCCTGTTGGGAAGtaccaagaaaagagaaaatgctgtGGTTATTTCAAGTGGGAACAAACACTTCAAAAGGAAAGAGTGAACAGTATAGTTCTATCTCATTCCCCAGGAGGACTCACTTTTAGTTCTCTAGAAACAAACCTTATTTGTGACAGAAATGTAAATTTTTCTACTAAAAATTCATTGAGACTCAGACCTTCAATGAGAAATTGA
- the ERI2 gene encoding ERI1 exoribonuclease 2 isoform X4 produces the protein MATKRLARQLGLIRRKSIPPANGNLGRSKSKQLFDYLIVLDFESTCWNDGKHHRSQEIIEFPAVLLNTSTGEIESEFHAYVQPQEHPILSEFCMELTGIRQAQVDEGVPLKICLSQFCKWIQKIQQQKKIIFATTVSDISTAEVKLCAFVTWSDWDLGVCLEYECKRKQLLKPVFLNSWIDLRVTYKIFYKRKPKGLSGALQEVGMQFLGREHFGLDDSRNTALLAWKMIRDGCLMKITRSLNKQVALQHESLFSLT, from the exons ATGGCGACCAAGAGACTCGCAAG gcAGCTTGGATTAATTAGGAGAAAGTCAATTCCACCAGCAAATGGAAACCTAGGAAGAAGCAAATCTA AGCAGTTGTTTGACTACTTAATTGTCCTTGATTTTGAGTCCACATGTTGGAATGACGGGAAACACCACCGGAGTCAGGAAATAA TTGAATTTCCAGCTGTATTACTGAACACATCAACTGGAGAGATTGAATCTGAGTTTCATGCTTATGTTCAGCCTCAGGAACATCCAATTCTTTCTGAATTTTGCATGGAACTGACAGGCATAAGGCAG GCTCAAGTTGATGAAGGAGTCCCTCTGAAGATTTGTTTATCTCAGTTCTGTAAATGGATTCAGAAGATTCAGCaacagaagaaaattatttttgctacTACAGTTTCAGATATTTCCACTGCTGAAGTAAAATTATGTGCATTTGTTACTTGGTCAG ACTGGGACTTGGGGGTTTGCCTGGAGTAtgaatgtaaaagaaaacaactgtTAAAACCTGTGTTCCTTAATTCTTGGATTGATCTCAGAGTAACTTACAAG attttctataaaagaaaacCGAAAGGACTCAGTGGTGCCCTGCAGGAAGTGGGAATGCAATTCTTGGGACGAGAACATTTTG GGTTGGATGATTCTCGGAATACTGCCCTTCTTGCTTGGAAGATGATCAGGGATGGTTGCTTAATGAAGATTACAAGGTCTTTGAACAAG
- the ERI2 gene encoding ERI1 exoribonuclease 2 isoform X3, with translation MATKRLARQLGLIRRKSIPPANGNLGRSKSKQLFDYLIVLDFESTCWNDGKHHRSQEIIEFPAVLLNTSTGEIESEFHAYVQPQEHPILSEFCMELTGIRQAQVDEGVPLKICLSQFCKWIQKIQQQKKIIFATTVSDISTAEVKLCAFVTWSDWDLGVCLEYECKRKQLLKPVFLNSWIDLRVTYKIFYKRKPKGLSGALQEVGMQFLGREHFGLDDSRNTALLAWKMIRDGCLMKITRSLNKREMEKLYTVSKNKTGS, from the exons ATGGCGACCAAGAGACTCGCAAG gcAGCTTGGATTAATTAGGAGAAAGTCAATTCCACCAGCAAATGGAAACCTAGGAAGAAGCAAATCTA AGCAGTTGTTTGACTACTTAATTGTCCTTGATTTTGAGTCCACATGTTGGAATGACGGGAAACACCACCGGAGTCAGGAAATAA TTGAATTTCCAGCTGTATTACTGAACACATCAACTGGAGAGATTGAATCTGAGTTTCATGCTTATGTTCAGCCTCAGGAACATCCAATTCTTTCTGAATTTTGCATGGAACTGACAGGCATAAGGCAG GCTCAAGTTGATGAAGGAGTCCCTCTGAAGATTTGTTTATCTCAGTTCTGTAAATGGATTCAGAAGATTCAGCaacagaagaaaattatttttgctacTACAGTTTCAGATATTTCCACTGCTGAAGTAAAATTATGTGCATTTGTTACTTGGTCAG ACTGGGACTTGGGGGTTTGCCTGGAGTAtgaatgtaaaagaaaacaactgtTAAAACCTGTGTTCCTTAATTCTTGGATTGATCTCAGAGTAACTTACAAG attttctataaaagaaaacCGAAAGGACTCAGTGGTGCCCTGCAGGAAGTGGGAATGCAATTCTTGGGACGAGAACATTTTG GGTTGGATGATTCTCGGAATACTGCCCTTCTTGCTTGGAAGATGATCAGGGATGGTTGCTTAATGAAGATTACAAGGTCTTTGAACAAG